A window of Penaeus monodon isolate SGIC_2016 chromosome 40, NSTDA_Pmon_1, whole genome shotgun sequence contains these coding sequences:
- the LOC119597865 gene encoding uncharacterized protein LOC119597865 isoform X1, whose protein sequence is MTRKMPSGAIAAILVLAHCGVSQEPVYKGKIRVFAMQLDIWAPPRDDVLLRYNLTNHFKEGDVSEYPEATVCLRARPSTLMSYESHISIATSDQDNDVLHMYRRGENHGFYYNGVRQYGFQDMTNDIGLHQWSHYCHNFHNGEYRAYIHGKLEAKGPFSVPHKVPLPVKGIITIGQEQDLLAGAYDTDQSFRGHIAQVNIWNRSLTPDEVRVQASCGPAPLGNIFSTDREDIELLGGATVELVEPSYFCEKAVEYVIFPEAREMADSRLTCNRVGYEVYTPKDAADNHELHQQSLNFAEECLSNYHLWIGVTDEEEEDVWRKFTDNSVAQTQFELNEPNGGTGENCMLMFLPNGRWVDTSCVIKWPACVPCEVDRRKPLRLRGFCYTNEAETYYEVLGYKRDKPYLHGYYGYMVYKSGPYDWEMYDTAEEELVAVLKVPSKDTYPIGRHIWELRRSMCNHLIGSKLQLSFSICNNNEFTCSNGDCIPKAKRCDAKDDCVDLSDEEDCQVIILPKGYRRERPPDNETEGLAIHLGAIVNVQRFMEISDIRRVINVEFTVELSWNDPRPKYYNLGDTLEWNKLSVKDRERIWRPVLNFPNVYDGNIKQLSHELYLNKKGKALKPNYNDVRMDTVYAGKSADIVQKQHYSAVFACSFDVFYYPFDTQRCYLQLQLSVRRELVAFLSEKARVVYGEDKKLPAYVLSEYTIAVTEAGNNETRYSRLQVEFELTRRWTMIVLTVYLPTSMLQLIGYATLYVNVSLMDVRMTVALTTLLVLYTLFSNTSDTLPVTAYVKLIDVWFFFCIFLLFFIIVTHVIVEHLVNIAAMEQSKLTQVRPFNGAGGGGGGGFAANSIVRPSSPMAEKIMLASRYIVIPLVIFTFNLIYWGLVFGTNY, encoded by the exons ATGACAAGGAAGATGCCATCCGGTGCCATCGCGGCAATTCTTGTGCTGGCTCACtgcg GTGTATCGCAGGAACCCGTCTACAAAGGAAAGATCAGAGTGTTCGCGATGCAGCTGGACATTTGGGCGCCTCCTCGCGACGACGTCCTCCTGCGATACAACCTCACCAATCACTTCAAGGAG GGCGACGTGTCCGAGTACCCGGAGGCGACGGTGTGTCTCCGCGCGCGGCCCTCCACGCTCATGAGCTACGAGAGCCACATCTCCATCGCCACCTCCGACCAGGACAACGACGTCCTGCACATGT ACCGTCGCGGCGAGAACCACGGCTTCTACTACAACGGCGTGCGTCAGTACGGCTTCCAGGACATGACCAACGACATCGGCCTCCACCAGTGGAGCCACTACTGCCACAATTTCCACAACGGCGAGTACCGGGCCTACATCCACGGCAAGCTGGAGGCCAAGGGGCCCTTCAGCGTGCCCCACAAGGTTCCTCTGCCCGTCAAGGGCATCATCACCATCGGCCAGGAGCAGGACCTGCTGGCCGGCGCCTACGACACCGACCAGAGCTTCCGGGGTCACATAGCGCAGGTCAACATCTGGAACCGATCGCTGACGCCCGACGAGGTCAGAGTGCAGGCCTCGTGCGGGCCGGCGCCGCTGGGCAACATCTTCTCCACGGACAGGGAGGACATCGAGCTGCTCGGGGGGGCCACGGTGGAGCTGGTCGAGCCGTCGTACTTCTGCGAGAAGGCGGTGGAGTACGTGATCTTCCCCGAGGCCAGAGAGATGGCCGACTCCAGGCTCACCTGCAACCGCGTCGGCTACGAAGTGTACACGCCCAAGGACGCCGCGGACAACCACGAGCTGCACCAGCAGTCGCTCAACTTCGCCGAGGAGTGTCTGTCCAACTACCACCTGTGGATCGGGGTcacggacgaggaggaggaggacgtgtgGAGGAAATTCACCGACAACTCCGTGGCGCAGACGCAGTTCGAGCTCAACGAGCCCAACGGCGGCACGGGCGAGAACTGCATGCTCATGTTCCTGCCCAACGGCCGCTGGGTGGACACCTCGTGCGTGATCAAGTGGCCCGCGTGCGTGCCCTGCGAGGTGGACCGCAGGAAGCCGCTGCGCCTCAGGGGCTTCTGCTACACCAACGAGGCGGAGACGTACTACGAGGTGCTGGGCTACAAGCGGGATAAGCCCTACCTGCACGGCTACTACGGCTACATGGTGTACAAGAGCGGCCCCTACGACTGGGAGATGTACGACACGGCGGAGGAGGAGCTGGTTGCCGTGCTCAAAGTGCCTTCCAAAGACACGTACCCGATCGGCCGACACATTTGGGAGTTGAGAAGGTCGATGTGCAACCACCTGATCGGGTCCAAACTGCAGCTCAGTTTCTCCATCTGCAACAACAACGAGTTCACATGTTCAAACGGCGACTGCATTCCCAAAGCGAAGCGGTGTGACGCCAAGGACGACTGCGTAGACTTGTCAGACGAGGAGGACTGCCAGGTGATCATCCTGCCGAAGGGATACCGTCGCGAGCGCCCGCCGGACAACGAAACCGAAGGCCTGGCCATCCACTTGGGAGCCATCGTCAACGTACAGAGGTTCATGGAAATCAGCGACATCAGGAGAGTGATCAACGTGGAGTTCACGGTAGAGCTGTCCTGGAACGACCCTCGCCCCAAGTACTACAACCTCGGCGACACGCTGGAGTGGAACAAGCTCTCCGTCAAGGACCGCGAGCGCATCTGGCGTCCGGTGCTCAACTTCCCCAACGTTTACGACGGGAACATCAAGCAGCTTTCCCACGAGCTCTACCTGAACAAAAAGGGCAAGGCGCTGAAGCCCAATTACAACGACGTCAGAATGG acACCGTATACGCTGGAAAGTCCGCCGACATCGTACAAAAACAGCATTACAG CGCTGTGTTCGCCTGTTCCTTCGACGTGTTCTACTACCCGTTCGACACCCAGCGATGCTACCTGCAGCTCCAGCTCAGCGTGCGACGAGAACTGGTGGCGTTTTTGTCCGAGAAGGCGAGGGTGGTGTACGGCGAGGACAAGAAGCTGCCCGCGTACGTCCTCAGCGAGTATACCATTGCCGTGACGGAAGCTGGTAACAACGAGACTCGCTACAGTAGGTTACAG GTGGAGTTCGAGTTGACGAGGAGGTGGACCATGATCGTGCTCACTGTGTATCTCCCGACCAGTATGTTGCAGCTCATCGGATACGCGACGCTCTACGTCAATGTCTCCCTAATGGAC GTGCGAATGACCGTGGCGCTGACGACGCTCCTCGTGCTCTACACGCTCTTCAGCAACACCTCCGACACCCTCCCCGTCACCGCCTACGTCAAGCTGATCGACGTCTGGTTCTTCTTTTGCATCTTCCTGCTGTTCTTCATCATCGTGACGCACGTGATAGTGGAGCACCTGGTGAACATCGCGGCGATGGAGCAATCGAAACTGACGCAGGTGCGGCCCTTCAATGGCgccggcgggggaggggggggaggcttcGCCGCGAACTCCATCGTGCGCCCGAGCTCTCCGATGGCCGAGAAAATCATGCTGGCCTCTCGCTACATCGTTATCCCGCTCGTTATATTCACGTTTAACCTCATCTACTGGGGGCTCGTGTTCGGCACCAACTATTAA
- the LOC119597865 gene encoding uncharacterized protein LOC119597865 isoform X2: MQLDIWAPPRDDVLLRYNLTNHFKEGDVSEYPEATVCLRARPSTLMSYESHISIATSDQDNDVLHMYRRGENHGFYYNGVRQYGFQDMTNDIGLHQWSHYCHNFHNGEYRAYIHGKLEAKGPFSVPHKVPLPVKGIITIGQEQDLLAGAYDTDQSFRGHIAQVNIWNRSLTPDEVRVQASCGPAPLGNIFSTDREDIELLGGATVELVEPSYFCEKAVEYVIFPEAREMADSRLTCNRVGYEVYTPKDAADNHELHQQSLNFAEECLSNYHLWIGVTDEEEEDVWRKFTDNSVAQTQFELNEPNGGTGENCMLMFLPNGRWVDTSCVIKWPACVPCEVDRRKPLRLRGFCYTNEAETYYEVLGYKRDKPYLHGYYGYMVYKSGPYDWEMYDTAEEELVAVLKVPSKDTYPIGRHIWELRRSMCNHLIGSKLQLSFSICNNNEFTCSNGDCIPKAKRCDAKDDCVDLSDEEDCQVIILPKGYRRERPPDNETEGLAIHLGAIVNVQRFMEISDIRRVINVEFTVELSWNDPRPKYYNLGDTLEWNKLSVKDRERIWRPVLNFPNVYDGNIKQLSHELYLNKKGKALKPNYNDVRMDTVYAGKSADIVQKQHYSAVFACSFDVFYYPFDTQRCYLQLQLSVRRELVAFLSEKARVVYGEDKKLPAYVLSEYTIAVTEAGNNETRYSRLQVEFELTRRWTMIVLTVYLPTSMLQLIGYATLYVNVSLMDVRMTVALTTLLVLYTLFSNTSDTLPVTAYVKLIDVWFFFCIFLLFFIIVTHVIVEHLVNIAAMEQSKLTQVRPFNGAGGGGGGGFAANSIVRPSSPMAEKIMLASRYIVIPLVIFTFNLIYWGLVFGTNY; encoded by the exons ATGCAGCTGGACATTTGGGCGCCTCCTCGCGACGACGTCCTCCTGCGATACAACCTCACCAATCACTTCAAGGAG GGCGACGTGTCCGAGTACCCGGAGGCGACGGTGTGTCTCCGCGCGCGGCCCTCCACGCTCATGAGCTACGAGAGCCACATCTCCATCGCCACCTCCGACCAGGACAACGACGTCCTGCACATGT ACCGTCGCGGCGAGAACCACGGCTTCTACTACAACGGCGTGCGTCAGTACGGCTTCCAGGACATGACCAACGACATCGGCCTCCACCAGTGGAGCCACTACTGCCACAATTTCCACAACGGCGAGTACCGGGCCTACATCCACGGCAAGCTGGAGGCCAAGGGGCCCTTCAGCGTGCCCCACAAGGTTCCTCTGCCCGTCAAGGGCATCATCACCATCGGCCAGGAGCAGGACCTGCTGGCCGGCGCCTACGACACCGACCAGAGCTTCCGGGGTCACATAGCGCAGGTCAACATCTGGAACCGATCGCTGACGCCCGACGAGGTCAGAGTGCAGGCCTCGTGCGGGCCGGCGCCGCTGGGCAACATCTTCTCCACGGACAGGGAGGACATCGAGCTGCTCGGGGGGGCCACGGTGGAGCTGGTCGAGCCGTCGTACTTCTGCGAGAAGGCGGTGGAGTACGTGATCTTCCCCGAGGCCAGAGAGATGGCCGACTCCAGGCTCACCTGCAACCGCGTCGGCTACGAAGTGTACACGCCCAAGGACGCCGCGGACAACCACGAGCTGCACCAGCAGTCGCTCAACTTCGCCGAGGAGTGTCTGTCCAACTACCACCTGTGGATCGGGGTcacggacgaggaggaggaggacgtgtgGAGGAAATTCACCGACAACTCCGTGGCGCAGACGCAGTTCGAGCTCAACGAGCCCAACGGCGGCACGGGCGAGAACTGCATGCTCATGTTCCTGCCCAACGGCCGCTGGGTGGACACCTCGTGCGTGATCAAGTGGCCCGCGTGCGTGCCCTGCGAGGTGGACCGCAGGAAGCCGCTGCGCCTCAGGGGCTTCTGCTACACCAACGAGGCGGAGACGTACTACGAGGTGCTGGGCTACAAGCGGGATAAGCCCTACCTGCACGGCTACTACGGCTACATGGTGTACAAGAGCGGCCCCTACGACTGGGAGATGTACGACACGGCGGAGGAGGAGCTGGTTGCCGTGCTCAAAGTGCCTTCCAAAGACACGTACCCGATCGGCCGACACATTTGGGAGTTGAGAAGGTCGATGTGCAACCACCTGATCGGGTCCAAACTGCAGCTCAGTTTCTCCATCTGCAACAACAACGAGTTCACATGTTCAAACGGCGACTGCATTCCCAAAGCGAAGCGGTGTGACGCCAAGGACGACTGCGTAGACTTGTCAGACGAGGAGGACTGCCAGGTGATCATCCTGCCGAAGGGATACCGTCGCGAGCGCCCGCCGGACAACGAAACCGAAGGCCTGGCCATCCACTTGGGAGCCATCGTCAACGTACAGAGGTTCATGGAAATCAGCGACATCAGGAGAGTGATCAACGTGGAGTTCACGGTAGAGCTGTCCTGGAACGACCCTCGCCCCAAGTACTACAACCTCGGCGACACGCTGGAGTGGAACAAGCTCTCCGTCAAGGACCGCGAGCGCATCTGGCGTCCGGTGCTCAACTTCCCCAACGTTTACGACGGGAACATCAAGCAGCTTTCCCACGAGCTCTACCTGAACAAAAAGGGCAAGGCGCTGAAGCCCAATTACAACGACGTCAGAATGG acACCGTATACGCTGGAAAGTCCGCCGACATCGTACAAAAACAGCATTACAG CGCTGTGTTCGCCTGTTCCTTCGACGTGTTCTACTACCCGTTCGACACCCAGCGATGCTACCTGCAGCTCCAGCTCAGCGTGCGACGAGAACTGGTGGCGTTTTTGTCCGAGAAGGCGAGGGTGGTGTACGGCGAGGACAAGAAGCTGCCCGCGTACGTCCTCAGCGAGTATACCATTGCCGTGACGGAAGCTGGTAACAACGAGACTCGCTACAGTAGGTTACAG GTGGAGTTCGAGTTGACGAGGAGGTGGACCATGATCGTGCTCACTGTGTATCTCCCGACCAGTATGTTGCAGCTCATCGGATACGCGACGCTCTACGTCAATGTCTCCCTAATGGAC GTGCGAATGACCGTGGCGCTGACGACGCTCCTCGTGCTCTACACGCTCTTCAGCAACACCTCCGACACCCTCCCCGTCACCGCCTACGTCAAGCTGATCGACGTCTGGTTCTTCTTTTGCATCTTCCTGCTGTTCTTCATCATCGTGACGCACGTGATAGTGGAGCACCTGGTGAACATCGCGGCGATGGAGCAATCGAAACTGACGCAGGTGCGGCCCTTCAATGGCgccggcgggggaggggggggaggcttcGCCGCGAACTCCATCGTGCGCCCGAGCTCTCCGATGGCCGAGAAAATCATGCTGGCCTCTCGCTACATCGTTATCCCGCTCGTTATATTCACGTTTAACCTCATCTACTGGGGGCTCGTGTTCGGCACCAACTATTAA